From the genome of Nocardia sp. NBC_01503, one region includes:
- a CDS encoding carotenoid oxygenase family protein encodes MNSPVIADDYRDYLPLYDEYDYDITEFEGAPPEELQGTLYRNGPGKLDAGGQQLGHLFDGDGMISKFAIADGKVHFRNRFVRTKHYHKSLTSTGGAPYRALGTLRPGGILTNAMQFPANVANTGVVMHAGKLLALWEGGPPTEIDPDTLGTLGVHRFDGALKWLGAFSAHPKWDTVTGDMYNFGLAMVPNPGLVCYRVNRAGVLTKVGRVPLPRPMFNHDFGLTPKHMVFVTAPLVFPIGKMMAAGLGMRNYIEAIDYEAARGTMISLLPRYGGRPRILHTDPLMHLHLANTYEDGSDTVVELVNYHASWEQLNGQLSGAQDGLAEAGMPYGGTLLRLRITKTDRVIHEHLSDLQGDFPTFNLGYTSRRNRYTYLAVGADGHHYPNAIAKVDNISGAQRLHRLPVYHFAHEAIFTPRPGASAEDDGWLLVATQDRPNSLAHLRILDAANIEADPVYVGTLRHHLPLTFHGNFTPRA; translated from the coding sequence GTGAATAGCCCTGTCATCGCGGACGACTACCGCGACTATCTGCCGCTGTACGACGAATACGACTACGACATAACTGAATTCGAGGGCGCGCCGCCCGAGGAGTTGCAGGGCACGCTGTATCGCAACGGTCCCGGAAAACTCGATGCCGGGGGCCAGCAGCTCGGCCATCTCTTCGACGGCGACGGCATGATCTCGAAATTCGCGATCGCCGACGGAAAGGTCCACTTCCGCAACCGATTCGTCCGCACCAAGCACTACCACAAATCACTGACCTCGACCGGAGGCGCACCCTATCGCGCGCTGGGCACCCTGCGACCCGGCGGAATTCTCACCAACGCAATGCAATTCCCGGCCAATGTCGCCAATACCGGTGTGGTCATGCATGCCGGGAAGCTACTGGCACTGTGGGAGGGCGGACCGCCCACCGAAATCGATCCGGACACCCTCGGAACTCTCGGCGTGCACCGCTTCGACGGTGCGCTCAAATGGCTCGGCGCGTTCTCCGCACATCCCAAGTGGGACACCGTGACCGGCGACATGTACAACTTCGGGTTGGCCATGGTCCCGAATCCCGGCCTGGTCTGCTATCGCGTGAACCGCGCCGGAGTACTGACCAAAGTGGGGCGGGTACCGCTGCCGCGCCCCATGTTCAATCACGATTTCGGACTCACCCCCAAACATATGGTCTTCGTGACCGCGCCCCTGGTCTTCCCGATCGGCAAGATGATGGCCGCGGGCCTGGGCATGCGCAACTACATCGAAGCCATCGACTACGAGGCCGCGCGCGGCACCATGATCTCGCTACTCCCCCGCTACGGCGGCAGGCCCCGCATCCTGCACACCGATCCGCTCATGCACCTGCATCTGGCGAATACCTACGAGGACGGGTCCGATACCGTCGTCGAATTGGTCAACTATCACGCCTCCTGGGAACAGCTCAACGGCCAACTCTCGGGCGCACAGGACGGACTCGCCGAGGCGGGCATGCCGTACGGCGGGACACTGCTGCGATTGCGAATCACCAAGACCGACCGGGTGATACACGAACATCTGTCGGACCTACAGGGCGATTTCCCCACCTTCAATCTCGGCTACACCAGTCGGCGGAACCGCTACACCTATTTGGCGGTGGGTGCGGACGGACACCATTACCCCAACGCGATCGCCAAGGTGGACAACATCTCCGGGGCACAGCGGTTGCATCGGCTGCCCGTCTACCACTTCGCGCACGAGGCCATCTTCACCCCGCGTCCGGGCGCGAGCGCCGAGGATGACGGTTGGCTACTGGTCGCCACCCAGGATCGGCCGAATTCACTGGCGCATTTGCGAATTCTCGATGCCGCGAATATCGAGGCCGATCCGGTCTACGTGGGGACCCTACGCCATCATCTGCCGCTGACCTTCCACGGCAATTTCACGCCCCGCGCCTGA
- a CDS encoding aldehyde dehydrogenase family protein, whose translation MKTMQETAEIEIRNPADGRMVGRVRDHAVEEVAEAVRGLRAAQPAWAALGARGRAEWLLRLQDWLVDHTARLTDVVQSETGKTRFDAAIEVPCAIDLAKYWAGHAARFLADERPAPHSPIGRTKRLVTTFRPYPVVGIITPWNLPLMNPCFDAFAALMAGAAVLLKPSEVTPLSAVELARGWAEIGAPPVFAVLTGAGATGRAVVDAVDYVQFTGSTGTGRAIATACGQSLTPYSLELGGKDPAIVLADADVDRAAAGIVYGGLFNAGQVCISVERVYVEAPVYDRFVAALTAQVEALRLGGDDRGFRYDIGAMATAAQRDIVRRHVEEAVAAGARILTGGKAIGSGLFFEPTVLVDVDHSMACMTEETFGPILPVVRVADEDEAVRLANDSVYGLSATVWTGDRARGERIARRLEVGAVNINDAFANLVNFALPMGGWKDSGIGARWGGAAGIRKYCRQQAITVPRQELRREPLWYPASRWRSALVTGLMRAVDARGVRKLPERLRRNRS comes from the coding sequence ATGAAGACGATGCAGGAAACGGCCGAGATCGAAATCCGTAATCCGGCTGACGGGCGGATGGTGGGGCGGGTGCGCGATCATGCGGTCGAAGAGGTCGCCGAAGCGGTGCGCGGTCTGCGCGCGGCCCAACCCGCCTGGGCGGCGCTCGGGGCGCGCGGGCGCGCGGAATGGCTGCTGCGACTCCAGGATTGGCTGGTCGACCATACCGCCCGGCTCACCGATGTGGTGCAGTCCGAGACCGGAAAGACGCGGTTCGATGCCGCGATCGAGGTGCCCTGCGCGATCGATCTGGCCAAATACTGGGCCGGTCACGCCGCGAGGTTTCTCGCCGATGAGCGTCCGGCTCCGCACAGTCCGATCGGCCGGACGAAGCGCCTGGTCACCACATTTCGACCGTATCCGGTGGTCGGAATCATCACCCCGTGGAATCTGCCGCTGATGAATCCGTGCTTCGACGCTTTCGCCGCGTTGATGGCGGGCGCGGCCGTGCTGCTGAAACCGTCGGAGGTCACCCCGCTGAGCGCGGTCGAGTTGGCACGCGGGTGGGCCGAGATCGGTGCGCCGCCGGTGTTCGCGGTGCTGACCGGGGCCGGTGCGACCGGTCGCGCGGTGGTGGATGCCGTTGACTACGTACAGTTCACGGGGTCGACCGGGACGGGGCGCGCCATCGCTACCGCGTGCGGGCAGTCCCTGACCCCGTACAGCCTCGAACTGGGCGGTAAGGACCCGGCCATTGTGCTGGCCGACGCGGATGTGGACCGGGCGGCCGCGGGCATCGTCTACGGCGGGCTGTTCAACGCGGGCCAGGTGTGTATCTCGGTGGAGCGGGTGTATGTCGAGGCGCCGGTGTACGACCGTTTCGTGGCCGCGCTGACCGCACAGGTCGAGGCGCTGCGTCTGGGCGGAGACGATCGCGGTTTCCGGTACGACATCGGCGCGATGGCGACCGCCGCGCAGCGCGATATCGTGCGGCGTCACGTCGAGGAGGCGGTGGCGGCGGGTGCCCGAATCCTGACCGGTGGCAAGGCGATCGGGTCCGGGTTGTTCTTCGAGCCCACCGTACTGGTGGATGTGGATCACTCCATGGCCTGTATGACCGAGGAGACGTTCGGGCCGATCCTTCCGGTGGTGCGGGTGGCCGATGAGGATGAGGCGGTCCGGCTGGCCAATGATTCGGTGTACGGATTGTCCGCGACCGTGTGGACTGGGGACCGCGCGCGTGGGGAGCGTATCGCGCGCCGACTCGAGGTGGGCGCGGTCAATATCAATGACGCGTTCGCGAATCTGGTGAATTTCGCGCTGCCGATGGGTGGTTGGAAGGATTCCGGTATCGGCGCGCGCTGGGGCGGCGCCGCCGGAATCCGGAAATACTGTCGCCAGCAGGCGATTACGGTGCCGCGTCAGGAACTGCGGCGTGAACCACTGTGGTATCCGGCATCGCGGTGGCGGTCGGCGCTGGTGACGGGTCTGATGCGGGCGGTCGACGCGCGCGGCGTACGCAAACTGCCGGAGCGCTTGCGCCGCAACCGATCCTGA